A segment of the Rattus rattus isolate New Zealand chromosome 4, Rrattus_CSIRO_v1, whole genome shotgun sequence genome:
TTCAACTTAggaaacctgcctgcctctgcctccagagtgctgggagtaaaggcatgtaccaccatctCCTAGGTCCTTAGACCTTTCTTAAACACACAGCATTTCCTAATCCTGCTGCTATGTTCTCAGCAGCACAGAGCCTCAGGAACAGAGTGACTGGGGCTAGGTACACACACAGCATGTATTAGTGCTTCTGGCCAATTGCTTTCCAAACTTGGAATAACTCAGCGTTTGATCACTGTGTGAGAGTTTTCCATGTCCCCTGCTTCTCTGCATGTTGTCCAACTTAAAGTGTTGTGAACTGTGTCGATCAAACATTCTGTGTCGATGCCTCCGTGTTCACTAGCAGTTTTGGCAGGTGGTTGGGCACTTGTGTATTTCCTCCTTGATGAATTGCACATTGACATCCTTTTACCAATCTCTCCAGTTGCTGCCAGCCTCTAGAGCTCAGGAACATGAACACTCAGCCCTCAAATACGTGCTGCACCTTTTTCTCAGCTGCTTATCTTTCAATCTTTGTTCATGTTTATGAGTAAGGAGTTTTGCCTTCCTGTATGTAGACCACGTGCATGGAAtacacacagaaaccagaagaaggcatgggatcccctggaactggagttgcagatggctgtgagcccccatgtgggaGCTGTGGATTGAACCTGGGTGCTGTGGAGAGGAAGCCATTATCACCTAACCCCTGGGCTACTACCCTTCTGGCTCTCTGGCTGTTCATCTTTTAATTGAGATGGTTTTTACTGTGGGCATCCAAATTGGTTaacttttccctttgttttaaatgttaactttttctttaaaaccttCTGGATTTCAGTAAATATTGCCATTTTCAAACCCAAAATATCAGAGCCTGTTTCCAAACCTAAAACACCAGCTCATATGTGAGTGTTTTCAGTTGCTCTATGGCTGACAACATTTTTCTGAGAACTTGACCCCAGGCAGTGTAGGTGTCTGAATTTCTCTGTGGCTGCCTGAGGACTGCAGGTCCCTACCATCACTTGAAGCCCTAGTGCTTCCTTGGTGGACTGGTAGAGTGCTTCTTTATCAGGCCTTAATTTTCACGTTTATGTCTGCTTCCAACCTCTCAGTTTGGCCACACTCACATGCAGCACCGTATTATAATGGATTGTTTCTGCGGTAGGTTTTAGTATCTTTAGTAGTGTGAGTCCCATGACTACTGATTTCCAAGTTGTGTTGGTGCGTCCCATGATACAGTCTCCCTTACAACTTAAAATGGTTTTGTCGAGCTGGGAGCAGTTGGTGCTTCtgtagaggacccaggctggTTCCCAACCCACATTCAGGCTCCTCACAACCAACCCTATCTTCAGCTCCAGGATTCCAACACCCGATTCTGGTCACGGTGGGTACcttcacacacctgtgcacacacccacagagacacacatatactcatcATTGAAAATAAACCCTTGGAAATTGTGTTGCTGAGTCCATATATGAAAACTAACAGTAGGGCAGTGTGTATATTACATAAAATGCTTTCATTAACTGAAAAGCACTGGTTTGTGTTGGTATTGTGTCCTTGTCAGGAACACGCATTCTACTTTACACATTGAGATTTCATTTCATTCCAGTCATAAAATTTTGTCCTTACAATTGTATGTTGTAGACAAGTTTAATCTTTatcattaaaatgtatttctaggcTTTTGGTATTTAAAGTTGTGGGTTACAggttagtttattttgtttttgaagtggTTATTGGTGGTTGAAATATACCTTTGTGTTTTTACATTCCATCTAACCATGTAGTTAATTTCCTTTATTAGTGTATAAGATTTATTGTGTACACATAACATGCCAAAGACCCTGCCATTATGATTCCAACTACTATGGACTATGTGCTCCTGTCCTGTTTGGTTGTATCATCCTGACTGACCCCCCAGTCTGAGAAAGGGAACACCACTGAGAAACTACTTCCCTAAGACTGTCATGCAGGCAAGCCTGGGTTGCACATTCCTCATTAGTGCTTGGTCAGGCAGGGCCCAGGACACGGGACACAGGGCCAGCCCTGGGCAGCTTGTTCTGGTTTGTAttaggaagcaggctgagcaagccatgaggatcaGGCCGGTTAACAGCATCCCccttggcttctgcttcagttcctgcctccaggttcctgcctggattTCTTGCCCTGCTGTCCTTCACAGAGTAGGCTTCCCTGAgagctgtaagctgaaataaaccctttccttcccgagATGCGTTTCCTGtgtctttgtcacagcaacagaaactccgACTAAGACAGCCTTACTGACTTGGAATGAGCTGCTCCTTTAAGTTGTTTAATTTAGGCTTCAAGTGAGTTCAGGTCTGACGCCCTGTTACTCTCTCTGGAGAGGTTTTATAACAGCAGACCTGTGTGTTTCAATCCTTGTTCTGGCTTATtcagcattttaaaatacataaaattgttAAAGACTTATCTTTCAAACAATAACAGAATAGAATATAATGGAACAGAATAGAATATAAAGATGCATGCTTGGActcatttgtgtaaaatgcatagCACTTTACCAAGTAAAATACATGCATtcattaaaaacagtttttaaaattatcagaATCAAAACTGTGCTTAACATTAAAATGATTGGGATAACAACAAACTTTCCTTATCCTCATGATCACTTAAAGTAAGTCCTGGGCTGGAGATACACTCAGTGGTTGACAATGTCACTTGCCTCTCAGAGgaacccagattcaattcccagcaccacatctcAGCTCATAAGGTAACTCCCAGCCCACACacttcttctgatctccataggcATTATATGCgtgtagtacacatacatgcatggaggtaaaacatacatacacataaataataaataataactttaaaaaatacccaaaataatttttaaaaatgaaataaactttacTATTTAAAAATCCTTCTAAATATGCCAAGGACAGTTGTGCAGTACCTTTCATCGCAGCACTCATGAGGATGAGGCTGGTGGATCCGTGAGTTCAAcatcagcctggtctgcagagtgaggtccaggacagacattgctccacagagaaaccctgtcccaaacaagcaaaacaaaatgaaacaaaaaacagataAGAAACCCCAAAtccaaaatcaaaagaaaaacaaaaaccttgaagATAAATCAAAACATCACATATCAAAATTAACCAGAAGAAAGGCCACACACAGCTCAAGAAACTTCTGTCTAGCTAGAGCAACTCTTCTGAACACATGTTGTGCTGAAAGTCAAAGGCTTTATTATATATAGTTGggtattttttttcacattctagAATATCAGGTGAATGAGAGATTTTTCAACCAATTCGTGGGCAAAGGGGACAGTGTTATTTCTGAAGATTAGAGACTGCAGTGTCCGGACTTTCAAATTCAAGTGTTGCTCTCTTGTCCTGGCAAGATCGGGCAGGACATGGGAGTGGTTACAAAAATGCAAGCAGAAACTACAAGATCTACAAGATGCCATCCACAGCACCAGGAAGAGGatactaaaaagaaaagtaaaaatacctTCAGAGTGGATGTGGAGACCAGACCATAATGCAGGCCTGGTGGGAACTAAAATGATACAGCCCTGTGTAGAGCTGTCTGATGTCTTAGCAGTGAACACTAGAATTTCCTCATGAGCTAGCAGCCCTAGTTGCAGAACTTGAGATCACTTCCTAAGAAGAACCTGCATGTGGCAGTGATGACAGCACTATTCAAAGTAGCCACAAGGTGGAAGCAATCCTACAGATGCTGCAAAACCAGGGGAGACAGAGCCATAGCTCTGTGAAGTTCCCTGGGTCACGAAGGGGCATCACAGTAGAGCTCTCTGCTTCTCCATAGAGTATGTCTGCCTGTGACTTCGGGTGCATCAGAGGGGATGTTGTTAGGAGGTAGATGGTCACCTTCCTTAAGTCCCTGGGGTGGTTGTCAGTCTCATGTGTGCAGATCAGAAGACAGGTGTCTGGAAATGGAACAAGAATGCCACTGCACATGCTCAGAGACAGCAGGATTTCTCATCTGACAGTCTTGGTTCTATGTctcaggaggaggggcaggttcAGGAACTTCCCCTGAGCcttggaagcagaagcagcaaatCGCTTTGGAACACAGTCTGGTATCCTATAGAAAGTGTCCAGACTTTTACTTTGAGACAAATTCTAGAAATGTAGGCTTCTTTGAAACTTGCTTCCTTTGGTAAAAATCATTTGGACTCCTTAGGATCAAGTATATTTCCGCACAACTCTTTCTAAGCTCACATTGTGTGATTCTGCCCAAGAAAAGGCTCACAAGCCCTTCTGCTCAGGAAAACAAAGGAGCATGTTTTAATGATGCTTACTCAAATATTACTGTTCTCCCAAGTAAATCATTGCCAGGAACTGCTGTGTGAGGACACGCCCTCTTGAGGGGGTAGAtttctctctggctctcactTCCTCTGCTGTGTTAGGAGAGCACAGTCTCAGCAGCTGTCTTGCTTGGTCTGCACTTCTCCCATGGCTCCTgcagcctctctttctctctgtctgtgcctGCTGCTGGCCTCTGGCTTTGGGCATGCAGGCAAGCTGCTGGTGGTGCCCATGGATGGTAGCCACTGGTTCACCATGCAGATGGTTGTGGAGAAACTCATTCCCAAAGGGCATGAGGTCGTGGTGGTTGTTCCAGAGGTGAGTTGGCAACTGGGAAAACCACTGAATTTTACGGTGAAAACGTATTCAGTTTCTCACACTCAGGAGGATTTAAATCGGGAATTCAACTTTGTTATTGACTCTCAGTGGAAAACTCAACAAGAGGGCGGAGTTCTTCCTCTACTGACTAGCCCTGCCAAGGGTTTCTTCGAATTACTGTTTTCACACTGTAGAAGTTTGTTTAAGGACAAGAAGTTAGTGGAGTACTTGAAGCAGAGTTCGTTTGATGCTGTGTTTCTGgatccttttgatgtgtgtgGCTTAACTGTTGCCAAGTACTTTTCTCTCCCGTCCGTGGTCTTCAGCAGGGGGATATTTTGTCACTATCTTGAAGAAGGCACCCAGTGCCCCAGTCCTCCTTCATATGTCCCCAGAGGTATCTTGAAACTCACAGATACCATGACTTTCAACGAAAGAGTGTGGAACCTTCTCTCCTACATGGGGGAGCATGCATTTTGTCCCACTTTTTTCAAAACTGCTACCGACATTGCCTCTGAAGTTCTCCAGACCCCGGTGACTATGACAGACCTCTTCAGCCCAGTGTCCATTTGGTTGTTACGCACAGACTTCATGTTGGAGTTCCCCAGACCTGTGATGCCCAATGTGATCCACATTGGAGGGATCAACTGCCACCAGGGGAAGCCACTTTCCCAGGTACATTATCTTTCCTCGCACATGAAGGGAGGGGCAGCTCTGGGTGATGAATTTGTTCCTTACTGAACAGTGGTTGgtcatttatattttcctttttcagttcttttgatCTAATTCTTTTGACTGTTCACACTTAGTTGTTGATTCGTGATAATTTTTGCTTGTGGATATGCATGTTTACCACTGACACTCTCATCTATAATCACCAACCTGCATTGCTTTTGCCAAAAGAGCGAGAGATACGGCAAGAAATGAAGCTCCCCCTTGATCAGTCCTGGACTCTACCTCTTTCTGTGtatctgcttcagtctctgacaTGTTTCCTTAGCCTGTTGGAGCATTTGCATTTCCTCTGTaggaaatcatacacacacacacacacacccctttagcCAGGGTTAgcaatttattgtatttatttaggaATATTAACACTCagattttcatgtgtgtggtgcatggcttttaggggtttttttttctatgttgttGGTTctttgctggctttttttttttttaactctatatGGTTTTTATTTGTGGGAGTCCAAATTGGttaattttccctttttctgAATGAcaactttttcttaaaatattttagatttcaaCATGCTTTGTTTTGTCTGAATCTCAAACATCTGAATGTTTTCATCACTTGTGTCTCATGGGTATTTAAATTCCTGTAATGGTGATTATATATTTTGACCAcctttgttttttacattttaaaacaaaacagaattataTAATGACTCCCTTCCTATCCCCTCTCCAACCACACCCATATATCCCACTCTCAAATTGAGTGCCTCCTCTTCTTTGATAATTATTGTTACGTGTGTGTTTCACAACAGTGCAGATATAGGctgctgagtctgtttttgttgtttgtgtgtacatggtatCGGGGCTGACCATTTTGTATTGGACATCCAATAAAGGTCTCATGCCTGGAAGAGGCTAACTCTCACAGtagcctgtagttctttgtctaggggtgggaccCTGTGGGATTTCCCCCTTCCACATTGGCATGCCCATTGATATGCCATTGTTCTGGTCTCATTTATGCAGAGACCATTTCACCGCAGACTTCCTGGTATTCTGACTCTTACGGTCTTTGTGGCCTCTTTTCACAATGCACAGGGGCTGTGATGCAGATGTACCCATCCCGGAAGAGATTTTTCATTGTCTGTGGCAAGCCTGTGTGTGGTGTCATGGAGGGGAATAAAAATCTGTGTTAAGTATCTCCCCTGTGCCCAATACCTTGGAAACAGAGGCAGCATTTCCTTTGTGAGCAAAGGGGCTGGTTGTCTGAAGAAATTTTTTCCCACTTTGCTTCGAGACCAGTTCTGAAAACGGAAGCTTCCTTTTTGAAGTGTACTTCCTGCTGCTTTCAGAATCCTTGGTGTCTCACACATTTCTTCACAGCTGTTTGTAAATTGCCCTGCGGCACACTGCACATCTCTCTGCCCAGTGCTGGACAGTTTAAGCTCTTCTTATCATGTGAACACACAAGTGGGCATCTCAGTGAGGGctgctcctttcttccttctctgattGGTACCCACCGTCTGCGAGAGGGCCTTGATGGCTTGTGAGCACATGCTTTCCACAAGGCTGTGCTCCTCCACAGCTCCTGCAGGCTTTTcagcctccctttctctgtgtgtgtgtgtctgctgctgACGTCTGGCTTTGCCTAGCACCAGCACTGATTTACTCTGAGGAGAAACTCAACCACAGAAGATATAAGATGGTGGTAGTCATGCCAGAGGCATGAGTTGGCACCTGGTGCAATCTCTACATTTTATGGTAAAGTCTTATTCGATGTCTCAGACTCTGGAGAATCTAGACCACAAATTGAAGATTGTGACTGACCAGGAAAGATACAGGAAGATACTAACTTTCCCTATGAACGAGTCCACTGAATGGTGTTTTTGAGCGTAACATTCTTGGCGAGTACATCGTTCCTAATC
Coding sequences within it:
- the LOC116899619 gene encoding UDP-glucuronosyltransferase 1-7-like, translated to MAPAASLSLCLCLLLASGFGHAGKLLVVPMDGSHWFTMQMVVEKLIPKGHEVVVVVPEVSWQLGKPLNFTVKTYSVSHTQEDLNREFNFVIDSQWKTQQEGGVLPLLTSPAKGFFELLFSHCRSLFKDKKLVEYLKQSSFDAVFLDPFDVCGLTVAKYFSLPSVVFSRGIFCHYLEEGTQCPSPPSYVPRGILKLTDTMTFNERVWNLLSYMGEHAFCPTFFKTATDIASEVLQTPVTMTDLFSPVSIWLLRTDFMLEFPRPVMPNVIHIGGINCHQGKPLSQVHYLSSHMKGGAALGDEFVPY